The Cyclobacteriaceae bacterium DNA segment AGATCAGTTACAAAAATGGTGGTGTTGCCATCGGCTCCCCGTTTTGCAATCAAGCCAAGATCGGAAGCAATTACATTTCGTTTGATATTACGTTGACCGGTATAATACGATGAATGACACGGATTATCGCGTTCACGCCAATCGTAGTCATAACCATAATAATAATCATCGTACGAATCCCAGTAACTTGATTCTCCTTCACCTTCCGACCAGTCTTCTTCTTGTTCAAATGCTGCAGCGGAAGCCTCTTCGCCTTCGTTACAGGCTAATGTTGTATAAGCCTTTTTAACATTGAGGCGCACCTGGTAAATGGCCCCTGGTTCGGTATTGATTAGTGTAGCCAAATCCAGTGTAAAGCGATTCCATTTTCCTAAATCGGTTACACCGGAATTCTCAAGCGAAATCATCTTCTTCAATACCGGCTTCCCAACCCTGCGCAATTCAGCATTACCGTCATAATTATTGACTTGTAAGAACTGAACGATATTGCGCTCATAAATTTTCACAACCTGCACTTCAACGGCCTTCAGGTTCACCGCTTCAAAAGGTAAAATCAATCCATCCGAGCTCGGCAAAATAGTTCCTTTGCCCACAAAGCGCACAGCTGGTTTTACCTCTTCGAACAACACATCAAAAGTCCCTCCTTCTTTCATGCGGTAATCCAAAACGTTTCGAACACCGGCTTCAACCGTAAGTATTTTGCTTCCGGTTTGACGAACGGCCGGATAAATCTTCACTTCATTATCGCGGACCTCAAAATCAAGACTGGATAATCCCTCAATGCGGATAAGTCCTTGTAAATTCTGTTTTTCACTAAGCGGATCAGAAAATTGCACCACCACATGTTGTGTGGTTCCCTGATCAACGCGAACATTCATGACTTTAAAATCGCTTAACGCAGGAATCTCAACCTCCTGAGCAGATGACTGACTGATCCCCAAAGGCTCTCCTTCAATGGAGATGCTGACCTTACTGGCTGATTCCTTACGGGAAACTTCTTCTATGACAAATGCATGTTGCTTTCCTTCACCTGCATGACTCCAGCTAACTGTAAGCGGCTTACCATCCTGATTGGCCTGTAACATCTTTTCAACTACATCGCCATCTGCAAAATCGGATGTGAACAAAATACCCTCAATCTTCTGCCTAACCAATTCCGTTTTTACGTAAGGCTTAATATTATCAATAGATAATTCATAGTGTTGCGGTATAACCTGAAACGAGTAAACGAAGTTACTGAGCGATGAAGGAACCTCCATTAATTTCGAGAGGCTGAAATTTACTTCATAACGCTGACCGGATGTCAGCCGGAATTCGGGCGTAAACTCAACCGTTCGCTTATCCAGCCAAACTGTTTTCCCCTTAACGGTTGGTGAAAAGTTAAAAAGCCTGGCGCTTGTTTCTGATCCGACTACATCCTCCGATACAGCATCTTCCGCCAGAATAATGCGGATAGTTGCTGTTGAGCTGATCACGCCCGATGTGTAGGAGGATATATACTCTGCAAAGGCCGGGTTGAGCGCAGCTTGCGGCTCGCGCGAGCCTGTGCTGGTAATTCCATAAAATAAGGCAACAGCAAATACGCCAACACCGATCACACCGATCGATATCTTTTTCCAGGGGAGGTTTTTCATAAGATGCAAGGATTAGGAAATGAAATTTCGAAAAATTAACGGAGAATGATTGCACGATTGTATAAAATCTTTGCAAAGATTTTATAATAAGGTGATTTCGCTCAGGCTAAAAAGTTGATAGTCGTTAACTTTGAACCTCATAACAAAATCATTGGCTATATGGAAGATCTGCTTCAGGAGAAATACTTAAACAATACCGTACAAGACTATGCCATTGCACTTGCCATTATCCTAGGTGGAATACTGGTTGTGCGTTTGTTCCGCAACTACTTGCTCAGGCGTCTGAAGGCGTGGGCTGCTAAAACAGAAACTTCATTTGATGACTACATCATCACCGGAATTGAAAAATTTGGATTGCCCATTCTGAATTTTATTGTGCTCTATTGGGGCATCCACTACCTCAAACTATCCGACCAAATATCGCGAATTGTAACAGTCGCAACCTCTGCGGTTATTGTTTATTTCGTTGTTCGCATTGTACTTACTATTATCCGAAAGGCGCTTGAAGCCTACGTGCTCAAACAAGAAAACGGAGAAACCAAACTCAAGCAGATTACCGGCATCATGATCGTAATCAACATTACGGTTTGGGCGTTAGGCCTGGTGTTTTTGTTCGATAACCTTGGGTATAATGTAACGGCCATTGTCACCGGTTTGGGTATTGGTGGTATCGCAATCGCGCTTGCAGCACAAAATATTCTGGGCGATCTGTTTAACTATTTTGTGATTTTCTTCGACCGTCCTTTTGAAGTTGGCGACTTTATTGTGGTTGATGACAAGAAGGGAACCGTTGAATATATCGGAATTAAAACTACCCGGCTTAAAAGCTTATCAGGCGAACAGGTGGTGATTTCAAACAGCAACTTAACGAATTCAAGACTCCATAATTTTAAGAGGATGGAGCAAAGACGTATTGTATTTCAGATTGGCGTAGTGTACGGAACACCGCTGGAGAAACTGAAGGAGATACCTGGAATTATTACTAAAATTCTGGAAGACGAACCCATCACCACTCCCGATCGTGTGCACTTTGCCAGCTATGGTGATTTTAGTCTAAATTTTGAAATCGTGTTTTTTGTACAGAGTGCTGATTATAAACAGTACATGGACATCCATCAGGACATCAACTTCAGAATTTACGAAGCGTTTGAGCAGCGTGGTATTGAGTTTGCATTCCCAACACAAACCATACACCTGCAAAAACAGCCTTAGCCTATTTGCAGGCTACGCCATCTACGTAATTGGTGATGATGTCAATCT contains these protein-coding regions:
- a CDS encoding mechanosensitive ion channel family protein; translation: MEDLLQEKYLNNTVQDYAIALAIILGGILVVRLFRNYLLRRLKAWAAKTETSFDDYIITGIEKFGLPILNFIVLYWGIHYLKLSDQISRIVTVATSAVIVYFVVRIVLTIIRKALEAYVLKQENGETKLKQITGIMIVINITVWALGLVFLFDNLGYNVTAIVTGLGIGGIAIALAAQNILGDLFNYFVIFFDRPFEVGDFIVVDDKKGTVEYIGIKTTRLKSLSGEQVVISNSNLTNSRLHNFKRMEQRRIVFQIGVVYGTPLEKLKEIPGIITKILEDEPITTPDRVHFASYGDFSLNFEIVFFVQSADYKQYMDIHQDINFRIYEAFEQRGIEFAFPTQTIHLQKQP